One region of Lytechinus pictus isolate F3 Inbred chromosome 8, Lp3.0, whole genome shotgun sequence genomic DNA includes:
- the LOC129266361 gene encoding oocyte zinc finger protein XlCOF6-like isoform X1 gives MDGNYPPDFYCPERNQQERHSQQHQQHVTPYPMDLPYHPTSQHQPEFAVDQPLRAFPAPHTGPGLSMLSSIYHDSNTVPPNARTGSMQEVHNELPARGQKVKSTTQSAMYAPLLARALQGNTTQAVETPNPPPAPSKKVKLKKQSKAEGPQVESSSTPELPQSLTFKCSPEGWVEGVLAKGRLEKGSEFGPYTGSLMSEEQGLMKESTWEVCVSGQVFFYLDGHNTWMSQVRCAQSEEEQNIEAYQFYGEIYFKSTRVIEAGSELKVFYSPEYAKRVGVDTKLNELRFNKDAQKFQCNLCKDSFTSAKLVLRHMRYEHSRVPRVELFPVVIWKKRKHKPSEPRIKFRKDSTVNNASKEGDADFSCGTCEKSFSNIVKLREHESFHKINEGHVCTVCDKKETNFWTLAKHMKTHEREGVKFKCKECHKSYNRKYELQLHMSDAHGHYCRICLDKLTPCEKHKKTQQASTKNGPHTEKTIVVSSTPEEPKDMLGKTPNYYERRFKCRYCPNRFQNRYCVKQHEKEHHTGDHFFKCPHCEKVFAREHRLIDHMRYHEENRMYRCTLCPRTFASESALNNHQGEHNGLKPFKCEICGRGFRQKGVYRAHKRRMHQENPLRFFCSVCNKGFSNKGNFNIHERRHKGIRPFACLECGKSFTAKHCLNTHIKAVHTEEKAFSCNICGKTFSLNQNYTYHMMQHKERGDVSSAKK, from the exons ATGGACGGTAATTACCCACCAGATTTCTACTGCCCAGAAAGGAACCAACAAGAAAGACATTCCCAGCAACATCAGCAACATGTTACTCCCTACCCCATGGATCTACCATACCACCCAACCTCACAACATCAGCCTGAGTTTGCCGTAGATCAACCTCTCCGAGCATTCCCTGCTCCACACACTGGCCCTGGACTTTCAATGCTGAGCTCAAtataccatg ATTCAAATACAGTGCCTCCGAATGCAAGAACTGGTAGCATGCAGGAAGTTCATAATGAGCTGCCAGCcagaggtcaaaaggtcaaatcaACAACTCAATCAGCAATGTATGCCCCACTTCTTGCTAGAGCTCTTCAAGGAAACACAACACAAG CAGTTGAAACACCCAATCCACCACCAGCTCCTTCTAAGAAAGTCAAGTTGAAGAAGCAGAGTAAGGCAGAAGGGCCACAAGTGGAATCGTCATCAACCCCAGAACTACCGCAGAGTCTCACTTTTAAATGTTCACCTGAAGGTTGGGTTGAGGGCGTCCTTGCCAAGGGGAGGCTAGAGAAGGGTTCTGAGTTTGGACCGTACACAGGATCGTTGATGAGTGAAGAGCAAGGTTTAATGAAGGAATCAACATGGGAG GTTTGCGTTTCTGGTCAAGTATTCTTCTACCTCGATGGACATAACACCTGGATGTCTCAAGTGAGATGTGCACAGAGTGAAGAAGAACAGAACATAGAAGCCTATCAATTCTATGGTGAAATCTACTTCAAAAGCACAAGGGTTATTGAAGCCGGAAGTGAACTCAAAGTCTTCTACAGCCCAGAGTATGCCAAGCGTGTCGGAGTGGATACTAAATTGAATGAACTCCGATTTAACAAGG ATGCACAGAAATTTCAATGCAACTTATGCAAGGATTCGTTCACATCAGCCAAACTAGTCCTTAGACACATGCGATATGAACACTCCCGTGTACCAAGAGTAGAACTGTTCCCTGTAGTAATTTGGAAAAAGAGGAAGCACAAGCCATCTGAACCTCGGATCAAATTCCGAAAAGATTCAACAGTCAATAATGCTAGCAAGGAGGGAGATGCTGACTTCAGTTGTGGAACTTGTGAGAAGTCTTTTTCAAATATCGTCAAGCTCAGGGAGCACGAgtcatttcacaaaattaacGAGGGTCACGTGTGTACCGTTTGTGACAAGAAGGAAACAAATTTCTGGACGCTTGCGAAACACATGAAGACGCACGAAAGGGAGGGGGTGAAGTTCAAGTGCAAAGAATGTCATAAAAGTTACAACAGGAAGTATGAATTGCAGCTGCACATGAGTGACGCCCATGGTCATTATTGTCGCATCTGTTTGGACAAGCTGACACCTTGTGAGAAACATAAGAAAACACAGCAAGCTTCAACCAAGAATGGACCACACACAGAAAAGACAATAGTAGTGTCTTCGACCCCTGAAGAACCCAAGGATATGCTTGGTAAAACTCCCAATTACTATGAACGTCGTTTCAAGTGTCGGTATTGTCCAAATCGTTTCCAGAACCGCTATTGTGTCAAGCAACATGAGAAGGAGCACCACACTGGCGATCACTTCTTCAAGTGCCCTCATTGTGAAAAGGTTTTTGCTCGGGAGCACCGGCTTATAGATCACATGCGATACCATGAGGAGAATCGTATGTATCGCTGCACTCTCTGTCCCAGAACCTTTGCGTCGGAGAGCGCCCTCAACAATCACCAAGGTGAACACAATGGATTGAAACCATTCAAGTGTGAAATCTGTGGCCGTGGATTCCGACAAAAGGGTGTTTATCGCGCTCACAAGCGCCGTATGCATCAGGAGAACCCTTTGCGTTTCTTTTGCTCCGTATGCAACAAAGGATTTTCAAACAAAGGAAATTTCAACATTCACGAACGTCGCCATAAGGGCATCCGCCCATTTGCCTGCTTAGAATGTGGGAAAAGTTTCACAGCAAAGCATTGTCTCAACACTCACATAAAGGCAGTGCATACAGAGGAGAAAGCGTTTTCTTGTAACATTTGTGGAAAGACCTTTTCATTAAATCAGAACTATACATATCACATGATGCAACATAAAGAACGGGGGGATGTAAGCAGTGCAAAAAAATAG
- the LOC129266361 gene encoding oocyte zinc finger protein XlCOF6-like isoform X2 — protein sequence MDGNYPPDFYCPERNQQERHSQQHQQHVTPYPMDLPYHPTSQHQPEFAVDQPLRAFPAPHTGPGLSMLSSIYHDSNTVPPNARTGSMQEVHNELPARGQKVKSTTQSAMYAPLLARALQGNTTQVETPNPPPAPSKKVKLKKQSKAEGPQVESSSTPELPQSLTFKCSPEGWVEGVLAKGRLEKGSEFGPYTGSLMSEEQGLMKESTWEVCVSGQVFFYLDGHNTWMSQVRCAQSEEEQNIEAYQFYGEIYFKSTRVIEAGSELKVFYSPEYAKRVGVDTKLNELRFNKDAQKFQCNLCKDSFTSAKLVLRHMRYEHSRVPRVELFPVVIWKKRKHKPSEPRIKFRKDSTVNNASKEGDADFSCGTCEKSFSNIVKLREHESFHKINEGHVCTVCDKKETNFWTLAKHMKTHEREGVKFKCKECHKSYNRKYELQLHMSDAHGHYCRICLDKLTPCEKHKKTQQASTKNGPHTEKTIVVSSTPEEPKDMLGKTPNYYERRFKCRYCPNRFQNRYCVKQHEKEHHTGDHFFKCPHCEKVFAREHRLIDHMRYHEENRMYRCTLCPRTFASESALNNHQGEHNGLKPFKCEICGRGFRQKGVYRAHKRRMHQENPLRFFCSVCNKGFSNKGNFNIHERRHKGIRPFACLECGKSFTAKHCLNTHIKAVHTEEKAFSCNICGKTFSLNQNYTYHMMQHKERGDVSSAKK from the exons ATGGACGGTAATTACCCACCAGATTTCTACTGCCCAGAAAGGAACCAACAAGAAAGACATTCCCAGCAACATCAGCAACATGTTACTCCCTACCCCATGGATCTACCATACCACCCAACCTCACAACATCAGCCTGAGTTTGCCGTAGATCAACCTCTCCGAGCATTCCCTGCTCCACACACTGGCCCTGGACTTTCAATGCTGAGCTCAAtataccatg ATTCAAATACAGTGCCTCCGAATGCAAGAACTGGTAGCATGCAGGAAGTTCATAATGAGCTGCCAGCcagaggtcaaaaggtcaaatcaACAACTCAATCAGCAATGTATGCCCCACTTCTTGCTAGAGCTCTTCAAGGAAACACAACACAAG TTGAAACACCCAATCCACCACCAGCTCCTTCTAAGAAAGTCAAGTTGAAGAAGCAGAGTAAGGCAGAAGGGCCACAAGTGGAATCGTCATCAACCCCAGAACTACCGCAGAGTCTCACTTTTAAATGTTCACCTGAAGGTTGGGTTGAGGGCGTCCTTGCCAAGGGGAGGCTAGAGAAGGGTTCTGAGTTTGGACCGTACACAGGATCGTTGATGAGTGAAGAGCAAGGTTTAATGAAGGAATCAACATGGGAG GTTTGCGTTTCTGGTCAAGTATTCTTCTACCTCGATGGACATAACACCTGGATGTCTCAAGTGAGATGTGCACAGAGTGAAGAAGAACAGAACATAGAAGCCTATCAATTCTATGGTGAAATCTACTTCAAAAGCACAAGGGTTATTGAAGCCGGAAGTGAACTCAAAGTCTTCTACAGCCCAGAGTATGCCAAGCGTGTCGGAGTGGATACTAAATTGAATGAACTCCGATTTAACAAGG ATGCACAGAAATTTCAATGCAACTTATGCAAGGATTCGTTCACATCAGCCAAACTAGTCCTTAGACACATGCGATATGAACACTCCCGTGTACCAAGAGTAGAACTGTTCCCTGTAGTAATTTGGAAAAAGAGGAAGCACAAGCCATCTGAACCTCGGATCAAATTCCGAAAAGATTCAACAGTCAATAATGCTAGCAAGGAGGGAGATGCTGACTTCAGTTGTGGAACTTGTGAGAAGTCTTTTTCAAATATCGTCAAGCTCAGGGAGCACGAgtcatttcacaaaattaacGAGGGTCACGTGTGTACCGTTTGTGACAAGAAGGAAACAAATTTCTGGACGCTTGCGAAACACATGAAGACGCACGAAAGGGAGGGGGTGAAGTTCAAGTGCAAAGAATGTCATAAAAGTTACAACAGGAAGTATGAATTGCAGCTGCACATGAGTGACGCCCATGGTCATTATTGTCGCATCTGTTTGGACAAGCTGACACCTTGTGAGAAACATAAGAAAACACAGCAAGCTTCAACCAAGAATGGACCACACACAGAAAAGACAATAGTAGTGTCTTCGACCCCTGAAGAACCCAAGGATATGCTTGGTAAAACTCCCAATTACTATGAACGTCGTTTCAAGTGTCGGTATTGTCCAAATCGTTTCCAGAACCGCTATTGTGTCAAGCAACATGAGAAGGAGCACCACACTGGCGATCACTTCTTCAAGTGCCCTCATTGTGAAAAGGTTTTTGCTCGGGAGCACCGGCTTATAGATCACATGCGATACCATGAGGAGAATCGTATGTATCGCTGCACTCTCTGTCCCAGAACCTTTGCGTCGGAGAGCGCCCTCAACAATCACCAAGGTGAACACAATGGATTGAAACCATTCAAGTGTGAAATCTGTGGCCGTGGATTCCGACAAAAGGGTGTTTATCGCGCTCACAAGCGCCGTATGCATCAGGAGAACCCTTTGCGTTTCTTTTGCTCCGTATGCAACAAAGGATTTTCAAACAAAGGAAATTTCAACATTCACGAACGTCGCCATAAGGGCATCCGCCCATTTGCCTGCTTAGAATGTGGGAAAAGTTTCACAGCAAAGCATTGTCTCAACACTCACATAAAGGCAGTGCATACAGAGGAGAAAGCGTTTTCTTGTAACATTTGTGGAAAGACCTTTTCATTAAATCAGAACTATACATATCACATGATGCAACATAAAGAACGGGGGGATGTAAGCAGTGCAAAAAAATAG